The following is a genomic window from Rutidosis leptorrhynchoides isolate AG116_Rl617_1_P2 chromosome 8, CSIRO_AGI_Rlap_v1, whole genome shotgun sequence.
GAATATATTTTCATATATCTCCATTATTTtactctctcttattttaagtttattagtagCCTATATTCAAGAACAAACCCGCTAAAGGtaattataagcctactgaattataacacaaaccaaaccactaaaggtagttataagcctactgaattataacaatcctACCTTTTTCTATATTTGAATAACGGGTATTTTCGTAACTTCCTTTGCAATATTACAACAAATTCGCAATAACCAAGCAAATATACCCGTATTCAATATGGACATATgacgtcaaaaaaaaaaaaaaaaaagtttttttttttttttttttttttttacgaggaaccccactatgggccagagcacattggcccccccaccgcaggtaaaccccgggtaaacggcaagccagccctccaccgctaccaggtaaggcattctccagtttggtcattaaatgcgggcaccccttaggattgaacccgagacctctccttcactgaaagtgctggtggccacccaggctaggcctggatggttaaaaaaaaaaaaaaaaaaaaaaaaaaaaaaaaaaaaaaaaaagttataacAATACAAATAGATAACATACACATATCCAATTTTTCCATCACTCAAATTTTAGTTTTCTTATcatcaataacaacaacaatggaaACATGGTTTATCATCATCTTTTCTGTTTGCATAACCGCCATACTCAAACCGTTATTCTTCAACCGTAATAACCACCACAATAAACTACCACCCGGACCATCCTTTTTCAAATCTAACCTCCTACTTTTAACTAATTCACTTCCAGCCCTTGAACCTATTCTCCAAAACCTTAAATCCAAACATGGACCACTCATCACTCTTAAAATTGGTTCTAGACCATCTGTATTTGTTGGTGATCATTCTCTTGCTCATGAATTATTAATTCATAAAGGCGCCATCTTTTCTGATCGTCCAAGAACTAATTTCAAGGTTCGTAATATCTCGTCTGCTTCGTACGGGCCCACGTGGCGGTTGTTACGGAGGAATCTCGCATCAGAGATTCTTCATCCTTCACGGGTTAAGTCGTACTCGTGGGCCCGAAACTGGGTCCTACGTGTACTGATTACTCGTTTGCGAAAACAAGAGTTGCATGAAGTTCATGGAGTTGTTAAGGTGTATGATCACTTTCAGTATGCAATGTTTTGTTTGCTTGTGTTGATGTGTTTTGGTGAAAAGTTTGATGAGAGTCGTATTAATGAGATTGCGAATTGTCAAAGACGATTTTTGTTGGCGATTGGGTCGGGTCGGTTTAATGTGCTCGGTGTGTTTCCGAAATTAGGCAAGTTTTTGTTTAGAAATAGATGGAAGGAGTTGTTAGAATTAAGGGATTTGCAAGAAAACACGTTGCTTCCGCTTATTAAATCACGAATTGAGTCGGGTAAATGCGAATTAGGAGACGAGAATGAGAACGAGAAGATTGTAGCGTATGTTGATACGTTGGTGAATATACGTATTAATGAGGAAGATGGTGCGAAATTGACACACAAAGATATGGTTAATATGTGTAGTGAGTTTCTTAATGCTGGTACGGATACCACTTCAACTGCGTTACAATGGATTATGGCGAATCTTGTGAAGAATCCTGAAATTCAGAGGAAATTGTACGAGGAAATTGTGTCGGTTGTGGGACCCGCATCAGGAGAGGTGGAGGGAACGTTTATAAACGAAGAGGATTTGCATAAAATGGTGTATTTGAAAGCGGTGGTTTTGGAAGGGTTAAGGAGACACCCACCGGGGCATTTTGTGTTGCCGCATAGGGTTATGAAGGATGTGGAGGTAAAAGGGTACGTGATTCCGGAAGGTGCGACGGTTAATTTTATGGTGGGTGAGATGGGTTTGGACCCGAAAGTGTGGGAGGATCCGATGGAGTTTAAGCCGGAGAGGTTTATGGTGAATGAAGGTGTGTTTGATATAAGTGGGAGTAAAGGGATAAAGATGATGCCGTTTGGTGCTGGAAGAAGGGTGTGTCCGGGTCTTGATTTGGCTCTGCTTCATTTGGAGTATTTTGTTGCTAATTTGATTTGGTATTTTGATTGGAGTGTTGCTGATGGTTATGATGTTGATCTTTCTGAAAAGATAGAGTTCACTACTGTTATGAAAAATCCTCTGCAAGCTAAAATCACTTCAAGGGCTAAAAAGTTAACCACTTCTTATTAGGATTAAGATTTACTGTTTAGTTATGCTAAATAATTTGGTAGTGACTGCCTTTATGCTTAATTTCCATTTGGTACTGTTGTGAAAATATTAAGACAGAAGAGATGGAAATAAATGAATTCTTGTTGATCATTGATCAACTTGTTAATGTATTACAAGAACTTGTACATAAACAGGCATAACTAATTTCGTAAAGCCTTCTAGAAGGTTCTGAACAACTAACGGCAACTCTAATAAATAACCACCAAATTAACTACTTTGAGCTTAGATACTGTACTGTTAACATTCAGGAGAGTAAACTATGAATTGTGAGGTGCACAGCACTATCAATGGTTATTATAACTGGCTGATCATGTTATATTTTCTGTATTATGGTTTGGGTCTGAAGAGTTACTTGAATAAAATCAGTTACTTCAAGCTTTACCAATTTTGTCTTTGTGTTGCCTGTTCATATTCATAGTGAATTCTGTATAACATAAAGATGCATCCAGACCTCAAAAGTGTTTTATTTGGCTATATATATTGAGCAAAATCTTTATGAAATTCTTAATTTTCTACAAATTGATATCATATGACCTCCAGGAATATGTGAAGTTGCATTATATATGGTTAGCATATCAGCCATTGGGCGTCGGGATTGCAACAATTCTTGATGTTTAATCTCCTTTGTTTTTCCATGCTCAAAAAGGCGAGAAGGACCATTAATTTCTTGTGATCCAATCTTGTACAGAGTCCACATTGAGTTTAGTCGTACATCCACatataatctaaacagaaaactaTAGAGGTAAGCATAAAGCAATAGACTAGACTGAGTAGGAAGAAGGTTGATTGaggttttttttttcatttttttaaaagGAAAATTATATGTTACATACTTAGAGTCATAGAGAGATGTTTTATATTTGATCAAAGTGAACCATATATGTGGGGGTCAATTCCGGGGGAGCCATATAGGTAGCAACCCGGTTTCAATTCCGATAAGGGAGAGTTTCTCTAGGATTGCGATTAGTCGCCAAGCAACCCGTGCCAATCTCTTAGAGTTTCTTACCTAGCGTGTGTTGATCGCAAATAAGAGTTTTTGATGCGAAAATTTACCGTTAAAAAAAAAATGTGAGCCATATATGTTAATAGACAAAGTTAGACCGGTAGTTTTGGTTTGATATAAAAATTGCACAGATAATTCAAACTTAATTTTTTTAACTCGATAGTCCAAATGTTCGCACGTTTGCGTGGATAGTCCAATTTTGTCACGTCCATTAATTATTTCTGTTAACTATATtcatgtgccaaacatgtgagggcaAAATTGTCTTTAACATACACAATTTCAACATATGTTGTTgatatgttgttgttgttataataataataataatatagatatggatagtcaattttggtgtatacatatagtcaattttggtacacaaagtatgtatttttatattgagattttaggctataaatactcatgaatgcaagcattaaacttgcaccatttctcacacttacaaagtgtttctttctttctctccattatcatctttgttcttacacttcattattagtattctaaatcaagaatcaaatcactaaaggtagttataagcctactgaattataacatcaagaatcaaaccactaaaggtagttataagcctactgaattataacatcaagaatcaaaccactaaaggtagttataagcctactgaattataacacgttatcagcacgataatcttaatactaaatatggttggctctgccaccaaaatgatatatggtcggttataccaccaaaatgatatatggtcggttataccaccaaaatgatatatggtcggttataccaccagaatgatataggtcggttataccacctgaaaaaatatatggtcgacactgtcgccaaattttcatttatgtttactaatatttatatttttgttatataacatttatttatgattgcttacacatggtcgacactgtcacctacttatcatttatgttatattaaatttatgtttaatgtttatatacttatgaatataaattgactctaatttatcatgatgtttgttttaatttttgataatagaaaatgtcgaatctggaaaagcttaaatttactcctttagaatcaactggaaacaactacatgccatgggttataaaagtaaaaatgcatcttaaatcaatgggcattcttgaaaccataaatgaaaacaacacttgttctgaaaaagaacaagctacggcatgttgctttattcatcaacatattgatgaatgcttacaaaataattatgtgactgtagaagatccccatgttttatgggaaggtctcaaaagcagattcaataatcaaagagaaattttacttccagctgcaatggaacaatggagaacattaaggttccaagactttaagaaagtaaatgaatacagctcagctctgtataatacatgttcacaacttaaattctgtggacatgaaattagtgatgcagacatgatggagaaaactttctccacaatgaatgctgcaaacatcacagtgcaaagaaatttgagaatgctaaagttcaaaacatatcctgaacttaattcatatctcttagttgcagagcaaaatgatgagctattaatgaaaaatcagcaatcccgtcctactggtacacttgcaatccctgaagcaaatactgcaaataattataaacagggacaaggacgcgggcaaggtcgtggttataataaccatcaccatcatcatgccaaaagccataactatggtagaaaccatccttatggtaatggtaatgggcgtggacgtggtcgtggtcgtggccgtggtggtcaaagaaatagtaatccacgaaaatataaatatcaaccacaaaacaagcccattaaacaagatgttgaagaaaattcttctaaaaattctgaagaatcttgctacagatgtggtagaatgggccactgggctaatacttgccgaacatctaaacatcttgttaagatgtatcaggattcgctgaaaggtaaagaaaaggaagtaaattttgtggataatattgatccaacagtcactgagaaaccatctgatttatatgaagatttcttgaatgtttaagttgtgtgtcttttgaaaaataaacgatttaatatcgtctgtctttgtcattatgtttgctaaatgtttcagtactatctatttgcgtttaaaatattgtgtaatattaatgtactcactatttatttcttatatatgaagttcaatatgaattttgctggaatacaacatcaatcaagtggtggagatctctgtatagcagacagtggaactacacacactatacttaaatccgagaaatattttattgatctaaaaccaacggaaggaactatacatacaatatcaggacctgctaacttgataaaagggataggaaaggcaaatttcatactaccaaatggtacaaaatttttaataaatgatgccttattttctcccaagtcaagcagaaatttattgagtttctccgacatataccttaacgggtatgattatcagtcagtgacaacagaaaatgagaaatatttaagtatcactgacaagagtcatgtggttgaaaaactgccaagacttagttctggattacattatacacatataaatgtaccagaaatacatatggtagttaacgaaaaatatattgatcctggtgtattcagtttatggcataacagattaggccatccaggatcaacaatgatgaaaaggattattgaatgtactcatggacatccactaaaggatagaaaaatccatcatgatacaatggttccatgtacatcttgctctcttggaaaattgataactagaccctcaccacttaaggttgagaaagaatcaccaatgtttcttgaaagaattcaaggtgatatatgtggaccaattcatccaccatgtggaccatttagatatttcatggttctaatagacgcatctagcagatggtctcatgtttgtctgttatcaagccgtaatgtggcatttgcaaaatttcttgcccaaattattaaattgagagctcattttcctgattacaccattaaaagggtgagacttgataatgctggtgaatttacatctcaagcatttaatgactattgcatgtctataggaattgttgttgaacattctgttgctcatgtgcatacacaaaatggtttagccgagtcattgattaaacgtttacagttaatcgctagaccattgataatgagaacaaaactccctgtatctatatggggtcatgcaattttacatgctgctgcattgattcgcatcagaccaagtgcaagtcataaatattcccccctacaacttgcttttggtcaagagccaaatatttcccatcttagaacatttggttgtgcagtgtatgttccaattgcgacaccacaacgtacaaaaatgggtcctcaaaggaggttgggaatatatgttggatatgaaacatcttcaatattaaggtatattgaacctatgacaggtgacgtttttacagcacgttttgctgattgtcattttaatgaaacattgttccctagattagggggagaaatgaaaaataaagaaaatgatgtttcatggtgtgaacctcaattaaagtatcttgatcctcgcacaaaagaatgcgagacagaagttcaaaagataatgcatatacaagaacttgcaaatcaattgcctgatgcatttacagatacaaaaacggtgacaaaatcatatataccagcagtaaatactccagctcgaattgaaattccaaaagctggcaataacgtcactcatgaatctttgccacgtcagaaacgtggaagaccaatcggttcaaaggataaaaatcctcgaaaaagaaaatcagctgataatgaagtaaaagaaagtgttcaagaagaaccacaaatcagtactcctactgcagaggagattgatgatgtcaatacagaaattgcaatcaattatgcatattcaaaaatattatggaaccgaaatgaaatgaaaaatcttgatgagaaattttcatttaatgttgcatatgacatcatgaataatgatgatgatccagaaccaacatctatggttgaatgtcaaaatagacatgagtgggctcaatggaaagaagcaatacgagctgaattagaatcactcaataaaagaaaagttttcggatccatcattctcactcctaaagatgtgaaacctgtaggatacagatggatttttgtccgaaaaagaaatgagaaaaatgaagttacaaggtataaagctagacttgtagctcaaggtttttctcaaagaccgggaattgattatgaagaaacttattctcctgttatggatgcaattacttttaggtacttaatcagtctggcagtttctaaaaatttagaaatgcatctcatggatgttgtgactgcttatctatatggatcacttgatagtgatatatatatgaagatacctgaaggatttaaggtaccagaagcatcaaatgcaaaacccaaagaaatgtattcgattaaattacaaagatctttatatgggttaaaacaatcgggacgtatgtggtataaccgattaagtgattacttgataagcaaagggtatacaaataatcttacttgcccttgtgttttcattaagaaaacaacatccggatatgtgatcatagctgtttatgttgatgatcttaacatcataggtacaaataaagagatccatgaagccattcaacttctaaagaaagaatttgaaatgaaagatctcggaaaaaccaagtattgccttggtttacaaattgagcatatgcctaatggtttacttgtacatcaaacaacatatactgaaaagattttgaaacgtttcaatatggacaaggcaaaaccattaagtactcctatggttgttagatcactcaatgttgaagctgatccatttcgtccatgtgaagatcaagaagacattcttggaccagaagtaccatatcttagtgcaattggagctcttatgtatcttacaaattgtacaagacctgacatttcttttgcagttaatttgttggcaaggttcagctctgctcctaccaaaagacactggaatgggatcaaacacatat
Proteins encoded in this region:
- the LOC139861459 gene encoding cytochrome P450 89A2-like, encoding METWFIIIFSVCITAILKPLFFNRNNHHNKLPPGPSFFKSNLLLLTNSLPALEPILQNLKSKHGPLITLKIGSRPSVFVGDHSLAHELLIHKGAIFSDRPRTNFKVRNISSASYGPTWRLLRRNLASEILHPSRVKSYSWARNWVLRVLITRLRKQELHEVHGVVKVYDHFQYAMFCLLVLMCFGEKFDESRINEIANCQRRFLLAIGSGRFNVLGVFPKLGKFLFRNRWKELLELRDLQENTLLPLIKSRIESGKCELGDENENEKIVAYVDTLVNIRINEEDGAKLTHKDMVNMCSEFLNAGTDTTSTALQWIMANLVKNPEIQRKLYEEIVSVVGPASGEVEGTFINEEDLHKMVYLKAVVLEGLRRHPPGHFVLPHRVMKDVEVKGYVIPEGATVNFMVGEMGLDPKVWEDPMEFKPERFMVNEGVFDISGSKGIKMMPFGAGRRVCPGLDLALLHLEYFVANLIWYFDWSVADGYDVDLSEKIEFTTVMKNPLQAKITSRAKKLTTSY